Proteins co-encoded in one Medicago truncatula cultivar Jemalong A17 chromosome 8, MtrunA17r5.0-ANR, whole genome shotgun sequence genomic window:
- the LOC11417014 gene encoding synaptotagmin-5, translated as MSSKKGLMIPNNLEEASVKLLNQFVKVKENSRISYFLILVFIAWFIHKWIFSFSNCLPVILLLFASTQYGNYQRKILEEDLNKKWNRIIVNTSPVTPLEQCEWLNLLLSQIWSNYFNPKLSTRLSAIVEKRLKLRKPRFIERVEVQEFSLGSRPPSLGLQGIRWSTSGDQRLLKMGFDWDTSEMSILMVAKLSVGTARIVINSLHIKGDLLVTPILDGKALLYSFVSTPEVRIGIAFGSGGSQSATELPGVSPWLVKLFTDTLVKTMVEPRRRCFSLPAVDLRKYAVGGTIYVSVISANKLSRSCFKGRQQNGTSDGCLEDNLSDKDLQTFIELEAEELTRRTGVRLGSTPRWDTTFNMVLHDNTGIVRFNLYQCPSDSVKYDYLASCEIKMRHVEDDSTIMWAVGTDSGVIAKHAKFCGEEVEMLVPFEGANSAELKVRIVVKEWQFSDGSHSLTNLHASPQKSLKGSSNLLSKTGRKLKITVVEAKDLDAKDRFGKFDPYIKLQYGKVVMKTKIAPPPATLTAVWNDTFEVDENSGDEYLIVKCFSEEIFGDENIGSAHVNLEGLVQGSIRDVWIPLEGVSSGELRLKIEAIWVENQEGSKGPPSGVTNGWIELVLIEARDLIAADLRGTSDPFVRVNYGNLKKRTKVVHKTINPRWDQTLEFLDDGSPLTLHVKDHNALLPTSSIGECVVEYQSLPPNQTSDKWIPLQGVKSGEIHIQIARKVPEIQTRQSPDFEPSLTKLHQSPSQIKEMTKKVRYLIEDGNLEELSTTLSELETLEDTQEGYIAQLETEQMLLISKINELGQEIINSSPSLNGSGN; from the exons ATGAGTAGTAAGAAAGGTTTGATGATTCCCAATAATTTGGAAGAAGCTTCAGTGAAGTTGTTAAACCAATTTGTGAAAGTGAAGGAAAATTCACGGATTTCTTACTTTCTTATTCTCGTTTTCATTGCTTGGTTTATTCACAAATGGATCTTCTCTTTCTCCAATTGCCTTCCAGTTATCCTTCTTCTCTTTGCATCTACACAA TATGGGAATTACCAGAGGAAAATACTTGAAGAGGACTTGAACAAGAAATGGAATCGTATCATAGTCAATACTTCG CCTGTCACACCATTGGAACAATGTGAGTGGTTGAATCTATTGTTGTCACAAATCTGGTCCAATTATTTTAATCCTAAGCTTTCAACAAGGTTATCAGCCATAGTAGAG AAACGTTTAAAGCTGCGCAAACCAAGATTTATA GAAAGGGTTGAAGTGCAGGAATTTTCACTTGGATCACGCCCTCCCAGTTTGGGCCTTCAAGGGATTAGATGGTCAACGTCTGGTGATCAG CGACTCCTGAAAATGGGTTTTGATTGGGACACGAGTGAGATGAGCATTTTGATGGTTGCTAAGCTTTCCGTTGGTACTGCCAGAATTGTGATTAACAGTCTTCATATTAAGGGAGAT CTTCTTGTGACACCAATACTAGATGGAAAAGCACTTTTGTATTCATTTGTATCTACACCTGAGGTTAGAATAGGAATTGCCTTTGGAAGCGGAGGAAGTCAATCAGCCACTGAGTTGCCCGGTGTTTCTCCTTGGCTG GTTAAACTTTTTACTGACACTTTGGTAAAGACTATGGTGGAACCTCGGCGCCGGTGTTTCAGTTTGCCTGCAGTTGATTTAAGGAAATATGCTGTTGGAGGCACCATATATGTTTCAGTGATTTCCGCAAACAAACTTTCTAGGAGTTGCTTCAAGGGGAGGCAACAAAATGGCACAAGTGATGGCTGTTTAGAAGACAACTTGAGCGACAAGGACTTGCAGACATTTATAGAGCTAGAAGCGGAGGAGCTGACAAGGAGAACGGGTGTGCGTCTTGGTTCAACTCCAAGATGGGATACAACATTTAATATGGTTTTACATGATAATACAGGAATAGTTCGCTTCAATCTTTATCAGTGCCCCTCTGACAGTGTGAAGTACGACTACCTAGCATCTTGTGAAATTAAG ATGAGGCATGTGGAGGATGATTCAACAATAATGTGGGCAGTAGGGACTGATTCTGGTGTAATAGCAAAACATGCAAAGTTTTGTGGAGAGGAAGTTGAAATGCTTGTCCCATTTGAGGGGGCCAACTCAGCAGAG TTAAAGGTGAGAATTGTAGTGAAAGAATGGCAATTCTCTGATGGTTCTCATAGCTTGACCAACCTCCATGCCAGTCCTCAGAAATCACTTAAGGGATCATCAAATCTTCTTTCAAAAACTGGAAGGAAACTTAAGATAACTGTTGTGGAAGCAAAGGATCTTGATGCAAAAGACAGATTTGGAAAATTTGACCCTTACATTAAGTTGCAGTATGGAAAG GTTGTCATGAAAACAAAGATTGCTCCTCCTCCTGCTACTTTAACTGCTGTCTGGAATGATACTTTTGAGGTAGATGAGAATAGTGGTGATGAATACCTAATTGTGAAATGCTTTAGTGAAGAAATTTTTGGAGATGAAAACATTGGTAGTGCACATGTAAATTTGGAAGGACTGGTACAAGGGTCAATCAGGGATGTATGGATCCCACTTGAAGGAGTGAGTTCTGGTGAATTAAGACTTAAAATAGAAGCAATTTGGGTGGAGAACCAAGAGGGATCAAAG GGTCCACCATCGGGCGTGACGAATGGTTGGATTGAACTTGTTCTTATTGAAGCGAGGGATCTTATTGCTGCTGATCTTAGAGGGACAAGTGATCCTTTTGTGAGGGTAAACTATGGAAACTTAAAGAAAAGAACAAAG GTTGTACACAAAACTATCAACCCTCGTTGGGACCAGACCTTAGAGTTCTTAGATGATGGAAGTCCCCTGACATTGCATGTAAAGGACCATAATGCTTTACTACCCACATCAAGTATAGGTGAATGTGTTGTAGAATATCAAAGCCTTCCTCCGAACCAGACGTCAGACAAGTGGATACCTCTCCAAGGGGTGAAAAGTGGCGAGATCCACATCCAAATCGCAAGAAAAGTTCCAGAGATTCAAACAAGACAATCTCCAGACTTTGAGCCTTCTTTGACTAAATTACACCAGAGTCCTAGCCAG ATAAAGGAGATGACAAAAAAGGTTCGGTATTTAATAGAGGATGGAAATCTGGAAGAACTGTCTACAACTTTGAGTGAGTTAGAAACTCTAGAGGATACACAAGAAGGGTATATAGCCCAGTTAGAGACTGAGCAAATGCTTCTTATCAGCAAAATAAATGAACTGGGCCAAGAGATCATAAACTCTTCTCCATCTCTCAACGGAAGTGGAAATTGA